The nucleotide window TGCCTTCCATAACGCTTTGGACAGTTGTGCCGTTCTTTGGCTATAAAGCATTGCTTCTTTAGTCGTATATACTTGTTCAGACAAAACCTTCACCTTCTTCTTTCATAGCGATTTTAAAATATTATAGCAGTAAAAGAAAAAAGTTTAAAGTTTGAAAAATAAAATAATTTTGTTTATACATAAAAATAACGAAAAAGCATTAAAAATGGCATGATTTCATAGTGTGTGGTGAATCAAAATACCTATTTATTTTGCTCGTCCTTTTCTGTGAATTGGGATAAGTTTTGCTCGATTTCGCTAATAGATTTCTGTAATCCCTCGATTTCTTGTTTTAATAAAGCAGTTTCTGGCTCGATTTGCTGCTTAAAGCTTGTAATTGATTGCGATAATTCTTTTATTATTTGTGGAATATTGTTTTTTGCTTCATTTGACAAATTTACGAAAGATTGTTTAACGTTTTTCGCTTGGGTATTGACATTGCCGATTTGCCCTTTAGCATCTGTAGAGAATTTTGCGATATTTGTTCTTAATTCCTTGCCCGATTGTGGTGTAGATAAAATAGTGGCAACTGCAGCACCAATAATACCTGTAGTTAATCCAATTAAAAATGGCTTCGCTTTCATAAAAGCATCTCTCCTTTAATCAATTCATATATATATTAAACCACTACATCTAGAGATTATACAAACATTCTAATCAAAAA belongs to Lysinibacillus louembei and includes:
- a CDS encoding YtxH domain-containing protein; translated protein: MKAKPFLIGLTTGIIGAAVATILSTPQSGKELRTNIAKFSTDAKGQIGNVNTQAKNVKQSFVNLSNEAKNNIPQIIKELSQSITSFKQQIEPETALLKQEIEGLQKSISEIEQNLSQFTEKDEQNK